Within the Telopea speciosissima isolate NSW1024214 ecotype Mountain lineage chromosome 4, Tspe_v1, whole genome shotgun sequence genome, the region ttgatCCCAGGTGGGGTCGGGATGAATTGCTTCTAGGTTAGGCTTGGTTgaattccaccaggcttctgcTTCATTCTGTAATTGATACCcagcacatatcaacttttgtgcatCGGTACATTCCAGTACGACAAAGGCTTTTTCCTTGGCGCTAATCCACCTTTCAGGCTATAGTGGATCTTTCTCAATCTTAGAGAAGGAGGGTGGTTGGAGCTTTTTGAATCTTTCCATTACTCTAGAGGTAGAAGTGTCTTGTGCAATTGGAGGCATAAGAGGAGAAAAATTTGGGGGACAATTGGGGCAGGGTGCTGCTCTTCCTTGCATGGCCGTCACAAACTAGGTGTTCATGTTGGCAAGCAAATTTTACTGTTGTTGCATTGTATTCACAAACTGAGTGTTCATGTCGGCCAGCAActcttgctgttgttgttggatTTGCAACTAGCTCCGTTGCTGTTGTTGGATGGTCTATATCATGTTAGCCATGATGGCAGTTATCTCTCCAGCAATCATAACCCGGGGAGATGAAGGCACATGTGCCGAAGGGACCTTAGGTAGATGTGCAAGTGGAACTTTAGGTATAtttgtggaagaggcagtaaCTTCTGTGTTCTGAGCAACGGGTTCATTGGAAGGTTGAAGTGGAGGAAGAGAACGTGCTCCTCAGAAAATATCTTCAAGGGATCTAGTTCGAACCATGACTGTTTTCTGGAAAGAATTTGGGATTTAAGGTTACTTGGATGCAATTGAAAGATTCAACATATTTCACATATTGAGACAACATTTACGTACTACAAATATTTGAATGGAATGCTTTGGAACAAGAAGTTTGAAATGCATGGGTGCAGTGATTATGAGGTACAGTTAGTAAAATATGCAGTTGCGTGTCCCAATTTAAGCACTGGATTTGGTCCAACCATCGATTGAGTAAGTTCCCAATGCGGGTGATTTGGTCTTGGGGGTAATATATTCTCCTTTTAATTACACAGGAGTCCCTGGCTGTCAAGGTTCGATTATGGTACAACCGGGTCTATAGAAATCTATGATTCGTTGATTATCATTTCATGCTTAAGGTTCAGTTCTTCAAGATTAATGAAGTTGAAACTCAGCTTGATTTCAAGGGGAGGAACTCAACTTGGTTCACAAGAGTGCTTGAAGCAATGATGAAGAATTTTATTCAAGAATAGAATGCCTTACAAGCAACATAGATAGGTCTTTTATATGCAAATAAATGAAATCCTAAAAGCTCCTACAATATCTCAGCCATTGATTTTCAAGGGTTAAGATTACATGTTTAATtcttaagaaaattaaaaatatagaaaacaaaTAACTAAAAGTAGATTCCAAGACATAGTGGTTGTTCCAATGTACCTTGATGCAAGCTTCAAGGTTGAAGCAGGTGTCCTAATAGAAAAGACCTTAGAAGATGTTTGTTGCTTTGTAGTCTTTTAGGAAGATTTTTTTGAACTAATGGAACTTTGTAGTCTTCAAGGGAGACTCTTGGGAGAAGTAGTTGAAGGTGTTTGGACCAAGAGAATCTTTGAGAGAAGGGCTGCCACATCATCTTCCATTATGAAAGTTGAAATAATCGCCAATGAGATCATGTTTTGAGGCTAGACCTGATCCTTGGGTCTTAGTTTATGACTTGGTTTGTCCTTGGACCACATTTTGAGGCTGGACCTTGTGGGCTTGATGGGCTTTAATGCGGTTGATCTCCTAAGGGGCTTGTGAGTACTAGATGGATGTGCTTAGGCTACATCATCACCAAACCCTGTTGTATCAGAAGATCTTTCATCCTTTACCGCCAGAGGGTTGTTCTTCCCATTGAACTTCTCGATGTTATACTTGACACTCAATCCCTTCCCAGCCATCGTAACAACGAACCCCTTAAAATAGAAAACCTGGAGGCTCTGATACAAATTTGTTGAAAGAAAATCCTAAAATGATGTAGAAAAGAATGGAAGTTGCAAACAATAATCACACAAacgaacacaaggatttacgtggtttggcaagattgcctacgtccacagtGAGATGAGATCAGTTTTACTATCAATGGATAATAGGGTTACAACCGTTGATCTTCACACCTCTGTCCGATTGCATTACTGAGGCTACAtatttatagtgaaaccctatacaggaCTTTTATTGAAATACTCATATAGTCCTCAAAAAATTTTCCTACACCTCCTAGCAGCCCTTCAAAATCAACTCACAAAACCAAGCAACAGgtacaagacatcgtacccccaaCAGTCTAGTGCTATGTTGATGATAATGTTGTAGGTGGAGTACCAAGTCTatttttttctaattgtaaTTGTCCTTGTGGGTATGTTTAGACGTTAATCATGTacatcttttatattttttaatatattcttttgctgacttttagcaaaaaaaaaagataggcaTATTTGTCACTGAGGCAAGATTTATGAATGTTCCATAATTCTGCCAAAGGACTCGAATGTCACTCCGAGAAATTCTGCAAAAGCATAAATAGCTTCAACTAAAAAATTACATAGCATACCTCTAACACCTTCATAGCTCTTCTGGTGGCAAGTAGCTTTGTCATTGTTGATTTTGATGGTACCTCTTTGGTAGGAGTCGACAAGTGACCAACGGTTAAAACAAGAAATCGGGGACGGAATCAGGCGTTGCTAGAATCTGTCCTCAGATCTAGAAACTTGCTGATTCTAGGGATCTTGGCATGAATTGGCCATATTGGATCGACTAAAATTGGTTCTAAGAACCCTAGAACCGGCCCTCAAATCTAAAAACTCATTGATTCTAGGCTTTCTTGGCGAACCCTAAAATTGTCCGGAATTGGTTGTGATGGAATCGAGAACGGTCACAACTGATTCTGATCTGAATTGGTCAATTCACCGATCCGAGTttccaaaatttgaaataataCAGGTGATAGGAATTTGGTGGAGACTTGAAGATAACATTCTCTTTTCGAAGCTCGATAAAATTTGTATGCATGGTATTCAATGAGTTGCATGGATTTGTTTGGCTCCAATCtggtattttgaaatatttgttTGTCTCTGGCTTTCCAGATTTCTCAGACCCAAAAATAAGAGCTGAAGTTGTACTTCGagtgttatgtgcctaatggggtccACTCTAGTATATGAGAattagattgggccagcctagtatggaaTAAGTTAAAGAGCTTGATTTAATGTGTTCCGATCCATCAGTTttggagcttttggcatatTGATCAATTACCTAACATCGAGTCAGTCGGGAAAGATCAGGCCATTTCTGGTGCAGAAATTCTCGGGGAGGCAGAAATTCGTTGCTGCCATACAAAGAAACACATTTTAGCAAGGCATGGCAGCTGTTTGATTGTTTTCCAAGCCCATTGGGGGCCAAAGGTGGCGGAGGATTTGCCATCTTTGTAGCTATTTGTTTGGATAAATTCTATAGATACTTTTTTATGGCTCTTCTTCGTGTTTACTGTTTGGGAAGAATCAAGGGTCCATATTGCTTGACAAGTTGGAAACTAGGAATATAAAGATGTGGCAACTTTAGTTAACAAAATTTGGCTGTACCAGAAGCAGACCAAGAGCAAGTACgacagaaggaagaagaggagagaccTAAGAAAGAGAATCTTGAGAATGTTCCTGTggaaagaaagatggaaaacAAGAAGGTCCAAAAAAACAACAGAGCATTATTAATTTCATCCGCCCTCTGCTTTCTTGTTTTATTGAATGAAAAGTTGGCCTTATTCTGTGAGACAAGGTGCCCATGTGATCCTTTGTAACTTTTTGTCTTCTTATTGGGACCACAACCATGTGCCCCCTTCTTTCATTCCCTCACTCTCAGATAGAAGGATAGATTGCCTAGTTTAACACCAAAACAGCCATCTAACCTTCTAATAGCCTTAAAAGACATTCATGTTGAATGGGTTTTGGCCAAGTCAATATACATAGTATGCATAAGATTACTCTCATTTATAGAAAACTTGAAGAgaaacaaaccccccccccccccccaaaaaaaatgttgcaATTATTCGTCTTTCATAAGTAATTTAGCgaatgagagaagaaaaagagaaacacgGTGAAGAAAATACCCACGAATCTACCGTCATTATTACTTCCCTCCGTAGTTATTGGAGGTCCAAATTGCTGGTGGCCATCGGTAAAGGTATTCCTTCTTCCTCACCGTAGCTTGAAGAAAACTCGGTTTGATATAAATTATCACATCAAGAAATATTTTGGGCTTagattgagttttccttcactgaAGCTTCACCAATGGTGATGTGATGCTATGATTGGACACTAGGTTCATCATTAACCGGCACTCCCCCTATTGTTCATTGTCTGAAATATCTTTCTCTAAATTCCAATAAGAGAATGAGAATGCGGTGTACAAAGAGATTCTCTCGTCAACATGAGTGGACAGAGAATGGGTCCTttaaattttggggttttgctgTCTATCTTCTCCTAAAGAGAGTCTTATAATCATGGTcttggattaagttttccttcattcacCCAGGCTTCACAATAGTGATGTGCTGCTATGATTGGACACTGGGTTCATCATTAACTGTCAGTACGTCCCTGTTCATAGTCTGAAATATCCTTCTCTAAAGACCaatgattgagagagagaatgcgAAAGGGTGAACAAAGAGATTCTCTCGTCACCACCACGAGTGGAGAGACAATGGGTCCATTAAATTTTGAGCTTTTACTCTCTATCTTCTTGTGAAGAGAAAGTCTTTCTTATAATCAGATTTATGGATTCAATCATCTTCTTTAATTCTTTCCTAAGGAATTTATAGATGGATCTGCTAAGATATTGAGTTTGCATTAAATGGGCAGGAGAAGAAAATCAGAGTTCAGAAACATTAATGAATGCATGTTAATTTCAGAGGCTTTCATCATCAAATGTGGTGAAATTGAGGTATCTCTCTTTTTCCAAGGAGCGTAGTGTTGGTGCATGTTGTTGGTACATGAAATTACTATTCTCTGACTAAGACTGCAAGTACACACTTCCACCCTTCAGGGTTCTGTTAAGCTCATTAATAgagccttttcttttcttagctcTTCCTTCAAACAAAGATTTAACAGATTCACCCAAAATTCATACAATTTCTCATTAACATTCAAACTACAAATTACAACTCTTTTGGGACCCAATTTCAACAAAGTACTACAtatcaaaagagaaaagaagatagaaaaatCTTCTAagtctatctatatatatatatatatatagagagagagagagagagagagattcatttCTCTTGTATAGGTGGTTGCAAATTCCCTAGTGAAAGCTCTCATGCACCCTCTCATTTTATTCTATATTTTACTTGCTTTATATATATCTCAAGAAAGAGTCTAGCTAGTCAACTAATTTACCTGTGGCACACACATTTGTAGTGATAAGCACTGTTGATAGGATCATTTGCATCAACTGGTATTTGTTCAGCTCTACACTTGTACTTGCACCCTCTGCATTCATTGTAAGTACAGATTGGAGCTGTAGATCCAATCATCAATCTCCTTAAATTCTTTTTCCTCCAGTTAACTTCTTCACTGACACCCTGTGAAAGATACATATAATAAAATTAAGATATTCAAGAATATATGAAGAAATAGAAGTTAGAACTTATTAGTAAATATGAACTGGGTAGTTTGAttgttataaaaattaaaagtgaATTCTGATCACCTGAAAATGCAATTCCTTCAGCGATGGAGATGTATGAGATGCCTCCTGTTGATGAGGAATTATTACATGAGTTTCAAGACCTGCAATATATACTTACATCACATTAAATTTTGTATCCAACAGAGCTTAAATGGAAAAGATGAGCAGAAACCCATCAAAGAATGCAATAGAAAGAATATAAAACAGtgtttatcttttgttttgaatatATTTGACCTTGCATAAAGATTgatgggaggaggaaggtgAAGATAAGTAAGACCAAGTAGGTGGATATCTTAATAGTGGCCATTAGTACTCTGAAATTTCAGTAGATAGGGAATGAGAAATGATGAATAAATTATGTTCAAGCAATGAAGAgaatataagagagagagagagagagagagagagagtgagtggcAAGATGAGGGGGTGGATGTGGTTGAATAATGACCAATTGAGATAGAGTGGCACGATCTGTAGAGATTTTTTTCAAAGAATACCAAAGAGGTCCATAGACTGACAAGACAAGAGTGTTTCCTCTACTGCCAACTCTTGGAGTTGTAGGGAGACTCAAGACTTCAAACTATAACTGAGATGGAATTTTACCAAGAGTCTTCATTTTACAGTTTTCATTGCTTTTGTCTTGCTTGATATGTTTGGTCtttaagagagaagaaggagaggaagctCAGAAGAAAACTCCAGATACAAATAGACAAGAACTGTATTAAAAGAACCAAAGCACATAGGCATGTGAATTGAAAAAGCCTACATCAAAAGGAGTatctcatttctttttttttttttttcggttttcTTTAAAGCATTTAGTGTGTGGATTTTGAGAACAAAATTAACAAGAGGTGCACTCCATGGTCTGTGAAGTACCCCTACCCTAAtctatctccttcttctctctcacttTAGTAATTGGTGATTCTGAACCATTCAACTCAACACACAAATCAATTAAGGTGACATTACAAAATAGAAGTTTTGGAGGATTGTTTATGTTGGTATCTAGCAACCAAGACATGACTCAAGAGGTCCCACTCACTCATTCCGTACACAGAATGACATTCAAAATTTTGGCTAACAGCATGATTGATTGATGGATGGCTAGTTGGAGGAATCAGTAGGCTTCACGGATGGGGACATTAAATAGATTGGACAATGAGAATTTGGTCCTGCTCTATGATATATCAGTATGAGCCTGGGTCCGGATGGTCCACCATCTTGGCCCGGCACTGGCACTGGTACTGGCTTGGTAAAAGGTTGGTTGGACTTTCACAACCTTGGGTTGGGGTTTGGGAGGAACTcgattgttattggtgaagcctgatctcagtttAATATAGGAAGTATAGATTAATTTTCCCCGATATTGGCGATCTTATTATCCAGAGAATGAGTTAGGGTTGGGAGGGGGAGCCACCGACTCAAATTTTTGGGAATTGTTTATattaggggtagttttgtaTTTTTGGGGATTAGGATTTCTCTATATTCTAATGATCTCATAAGGAGATGTGTGTTAGGGTTTTATAGTTTCTTCATCAAAATAATGAAAGCTCTGGTTTATCTAGATATGGACGCAGgagtttgaattttaaattcaaaCTCTCATGTCTTATATTGTAGGAATTTCATCCCCAACCACTTAAAGTGGTCATTTGAACCTAGACTTAATCATGGGTTGAAGAGAGTTAGTGCACTTTGGGAAATTATCACCACCCCCTGATTGTTAGGATATGATTTTTCCAATTTGGGTAttaaagctctctctctctctcacacacacacacacataaccGATTTGCTCTCCCCCTTCTTCCGTAGAGTTCTTCAATCTCATTAGTGGGTGTGTGAGAAAGTAGGGTTTGAGAAATACTATGCGATGAGAAGGGTGACTGTGGTAGTGACCAACAATCATGTTAACGGCTTGCTACTATGGTGGGAAAAATAGTCACTGAAAAGGCTATATTATTTTGGAGGCCTTGCACTTGTGAGGTTACATTCAAGTAACTGATATTTCTCTTCCCTTATGATTGCGAAAATTTTGAATGGTTGACCCTACCAATAGGGCGATCCAAATCGTTTTCTCCTTTCAATGCTATCAGAGCCTCCCCGACCGGTAGAAGGCTTTCAATTACTTTAATGGTGTGTTGTATGAAGTTGATCcatatattttattaaaaaaattttgttgaTAGCAACCATGGCTGTCCACGTATGACAAGCAACCATGGCTGCCCAGACTGTAGTAAGGAATTACACTAAGAAAATACACATCTGCCCCTCCCCTTAAGTTATGTGCTATTGgtaaggaagaaggaaggaggaagaggaagaagaaacgaATGGTAGGGTTTATGAAATCATATTAAGAAATTACACATCTGCCCCTCCCCTTAAGTTATGTGCTTGTTTTTATTAAACTCACATGGGATTATTTTGTTTAGGCCCAAATGGGTTTAGTTGTGGATGGGA harbors:
- the LOC122659716 gene encoding uncharacterized protein LOC122659716 gives rise to the protein MATIKISTYLVLLIFTFLLPSIFMQGLETHVIIPHQQEASHTSPSLKELHFQGVSEEVNWRKKNLRRLMIGSTAPICTYNECRGCKYKCRAEQIPVDANDPINSAYHYKCVCHR